A region of the Gopherus flavomarginatus isolate rGopFla2 chromosome 3, rGopFla2.mat.asm, whole genome shotgun sequence genome:
AAATTCTTTACCTGCACCCTGCAGTCAAGTGCAGGAGAATCATACAGCTTTTCAGCTAATGTGGTTTTGTTCCTCATTCCATACTCTTTTTATTTCAGTACAGCCAAATGGAATTCAAACTCTAGATCAAGGGAGGGAAAAAGGCAATGGATTTCAACTGGCAGCTTGAGTTTTTGTTTTGAAGTAGAATCTAGACATTGAacttgagtgcttttgaaaaggcTCTCCTAGGGTTCCTGAATATAGTGATTGGTTGGTTTCAGCAACAGGTGACTTCTGTACAACTATCAGTGAGTTGGTCCATTTTTCTCATCTTGGACTTCTAAATGTTTTCAGTTGTAAAAGTCTCTCTTAATGTAACGTGTCTTTTCTAACTGGCTGCAACGGCACACACTTATGTATGTAACTGACTCAAGGAGCTAGTCCTCCTGAAGTCAAGTGTAAAATCAGTGGTCGTAGGTGCTGGAATGAGGTGTATGGGGCGGGTGCTGCTGcactcctggcttgaagtagtaatagcAACCCAAGtacatggtttctgccttcagcacctccactgtTAAAATTGTTGTAGTACCCCTGTCACTGGTGTCAGAGTTTACAAGACTGGACCCAATAACTGCACAATGTTTAGTTTGACTTTATTCCATAAGATGAAATGTTTGAAGGCAAGTTCAGTTACGGATTTAtttaagtgatttttaaaaaaaaaacagttagggAATTACACAATTTGTTCAGAtagcaattctctctctttcttgtttACTTTTTCCCCTCACCAGAAGAATAGAAAAATCTGGTGAACAAAGGACATATTTATTTTACTAACTGTTACTTCCTTTCACTAAGGACAATTCAGTGATGTTTCTTAGATGTTCATCTCTTCAGATTTTTGAATTTTCCCTTTAGAATTAGCAGTTAGACCCATAAAtcttattattttttattgcCTCCAATGTGCTTGTTccgtttttttaaatatatatgcaGTCGGACTTTGTGATAATACTCATGTTTGGTTGACTACAGTGTTTGTCTAACAATACTACTGCAGATATTGTTAGAATAGTTCCTCTTAGAGATTTGTCATTTACATACGCTGCAGGATCTTTTAAAATCACTTTAGAGCATGGTTTCAAATCGCACATCAGGATCTGACTGCTGTTTACCATCTCAAGCAAAGCGGACAGACTTCTTTCCCtgattaataacaataattttaCTGCAGTGTCTGTGTCTCACTTGGAGACCAGGactgcattgtgctaggtgctgtacaaacagcgaACAAAGAGATCCCtggtgcttacaatctaaactcagggtttaactgatcgccatatttgggatcgggaaggaattttcctccaggaaagattggcagaggccctggaggtttttcgccttcctctgcagcatggggcacgggtcacttgctggaggattctctgcagcttgagatcttcagaCCCGAATTTGGGGACTTcattaactcagacataggttagggatttgttattgaagtaggtgggtgagattctgtggccagcattgtgcaggagatcagactatatgatcataatggtcccttctgaccttaaagtctatgagtgtaAGCAGTATAATTGTCATTTAAAAGTGGCGGTAAGGTGACAGCCAGTGCATTTCCACAAGATTGCACAGGTGACTCTGGGTTCTGGGATGGTAATATGTGAAGTTCTAggctgcagggtgtgtgtggatcATTACACCTTTCTGGGAGAAAGCAGGAACAGAGTACATGATGTGCGGTGGTAAGAGTCAGGGGACCTaaattctattcctagctctgctactgacttactATCTGACCTTAGCCAAGTTTCCTTCAACcccatgcttcagtttccccatctgtagaatggggctAATGATACAGACCTTCctgtgtaaaacactttgagatgtACAGATGAAGAGTGCTACATAACAGCTAAGCATATTAGGTGCTGCTCCCGAAAAGCATAGCTGCAGTATTGTGCTAACCCAATGACAGCAGAGTTCTGAAGTAAGGGGTGTGATCCAGTTAACTAAACTCATACCAATGGGGTAGGAATTGCTCAGGTTTCAACAATTGATTGTACTTTGGATGGTGGTGCTGCTTTACAGTACTTAGAATTGGGATGGATTTTGTTAAAAAAACTGAATCCACGAGTCCCTAGTATCATTCTTTACTAAGGGAGGTGTTTCTGGACAATTTATTGCACAAACATTAATAAAGCAAGCCTCTAGAAATAATGCTGTTTTTTTCCATAGTGTCAGTTAAATGCCCATACACTGACTACGTCATAAGTGGGCATGCTTCCATTGATTTTTGCTGATGTTGATGCacatctcagggacagggcataACCAATATTTGAACCCAGGACTACCGGCATCCAAAGCTGAGGTGCTTATTCTGGGCCACAAAGCCATTCACCAGAGGTTGGTGCATTTATGCCAGTGGCAAATTTAGCCCTTTGTTGATGCCATTCACTTTGGTTAATTAATTTGATGTATTTTTTCTTGTAGGCTACTACAGTGATGGGCTTGTGGTGCATGAGTTCTGAGAAACAGCTTTGTGACTTTAAGAGGATACCATGTAGAATTGGAGAGGGGGAGGATAATACACCAGTGTGGTCATTGCCTGGAGGTCCcacctgagatcagggctccgttGTGCTAGGAGCTCTACAAACACATCctgagagacagtccttgccctgagcTGCCTACGGTCGAGTTAggatggaaggggaaactgaggcacaaagtgggggaggggggcgaagAGCATGCcacaggtcagtgacagagccaggtcATTTGTCCCAGTACCCTGCACACTAGACCATGCTGTCTCCCAATGGTCAGTTGTGCAGGTTGTCATGGTGAAGTGAGATCTAGCAGTGGCTGTGGTTTACATGAATTCTGAGGCAGTATCAGAGCAGCTGAGCAGAGAAGGGAGCCAATAACTGTCCATCTGGCTAAGCAagcctttcccccccccctctcTCTAGCCTCGGCCTCTCCTTGTGTCAGGGAGCCTGTGGGGAAGAGCGCAAACGGCAGCTGTAAGCCAGGCATACAGTACACAGGCAGGGGGCACCATGAGGCTGCCTGGGCGCTATCCAATACCCAACAAGAAGGACCTGCCGTATGATATAGTGGAGCTTATGGAAGAAGTAGAGATGAAGGTAAGAAGAGTCTGCTGAGAAAAGCTCTTCCCAGAGGACACAACCCAGCCTCTGAGTTTGGCCAATACCGAGAGACAGTTTCTGGATCAGCATTAGGGAAGGCCCCGGCACCCTTGCAGTTCTGTGCAGTCCATCCACATGGAACAGCCTTCAGGATCCGGCCCTTGGTTAGAAACACTTGGGTGGCTCAGCATGATTCTTATTCACCTTGTTTGTTCCAGGAGCTGACTGTGGGTTCCAAATGGCTTCTTGCTTGAAAGGGCAACAAGCaccattcccccttctccccaccttcCGTGTTTGTTTTACTAGGGAGAAAGGGGATGAAGTTAAACCTTACCTGAAACTTTCTTTTCATTACTGACAATGCACTGAAAAGGCCAGCAAGATTTTTCTCCTGCttgtttttctcctttccccaaagCATCCAAAAGGGTGTACTTACTCTAAGCAACGCCTCAAGGTGCAAGgccatggagaatcaggccccttgtctcctttttctcttccccctaACGCCTGTCTGCTCCTTTATGTCCCACTCCCCAGAACCTCCCTCCGAGCACTGTTCCCTGCTTCCCTGCCCTGTTCCTCTCTGCGCTGCCTCCTAGCCCTAGCCCCTTCTCTGCTCTCTCTATCCTGAACACTGTCACCAAGGAAGATCTTGGCTCTGCTTTCCTGGGAGCtttggtgaccagatgtcccgattttattggaactgtcccaatatttacttgtttgtcccgcgGTTGGGATGCGAATTGTCCTGATGTTTTGCACTCCGGCTCACAGGCGAAGGGGGCTCGTACcctcaactctgccccctccctgccccattggatccctccccaaatcccgccctggctccgcctcttccccaagcatgccgcattcctccttctccccactccctcccaggcttgtgtgaATCAGCTATATGGCggcgcaagtgctgggagggaggggggagaagcaggacgctgCAGCCCGCTTaggggaggtggaggtgagctggtgcggtggggggtgtggcagggagccGCCAGCTCTCGTTTTTTGCTTttcgggtttttttttctccGCTGGTgtgccctcctttctccccccaccccgtgtcTTGATTtttcatgtctctcatctggCCACACTAATCAGTTCCTACCTTTTTCCTGTTGGGCTAAAGTCTCTGCTCCCTGATCTTGTTATATTGCAGTGCCCCTTGTGGAGTCTGCCAGGCTTGTTCCTCATTTACAGGGATCACAACTTTCTGTTGAGGCTAGTGGTTTGTAGAGTCCCTCCCCCTAGTTCCTGCTGGCACGTCTGTACCTTTTTATTCCCCTGGATTGGAGCTAACAGGACCCCTTGGGTCTGACTGCCAGCAGGAATCAGGAGCAATAACTCTGCCTCTACGCACCTGACCAGCTGTTAGTTATTTGTGTTCGAGTGGTGCCTGAAGCCCCAACTGAAGTAATTATATCAGTAAAACATGGCATAGGCCAAAATGTATTGGAACTGGGCTGTCTAAGCAGTACCCCCTTGTGGCCCATCGAAGTGCAGCCCACCCACCTGTGCGTCTCTGACAGTCAGCTGACACCTTTGCTCCAATCCAGTGTCGCGTGCCTGGGCACACTGGAGTTCAACCCTTTCCAAAGTATTAAGAGTCCAAGAAAACAAAAGGCCAACTGTGAACTCAAAACTCAGGGGCATGCGAGGGGTCTCAGTAGGACCCTGCCCTTCTGCTCAGGGTTTGCTTTGCCAGTTTCTTTTCACAGTCTCCCTGGGCCCCATTGTCACCTCCACTAGGTAGGAGGGTGTCCcaagcttgggctggaacccagcatCCCTCTCTGAAAGAGATGTAGGAGTCTGCTTTTGTCCCTGGCCAGCCCTGAGCTGGCCAAGGCTGCCTCCTTTTATCACATCACTCCATGACTGACATTGGCCGTAGGCATAATGGGCAGGATCAGCTGGGTCCAGTCCGTAGTGTGGGGCATACCTGCCTCATTAGCCCCATCACTACCAGCACAGGGCCAATCAGCCCCATCATATGTATTTTCCACCTTGAACTTTTGTAGCATGTGCTGTCTGTAGTAAGGTTACAGCCATTGACCTCTCTTCTCTTTAATCCTTGAACAGACTGGATTTTTGCCCAATGTGTTCAGTGTGATGTCTCATCGGCCTGCGGAATTTAGAGCATTCTTCGCATATTACAATGCCATCATGAACAAAGAGACAGGTAAACTAAGCAGCAGCCTTGAAACTGCCTGTAGCTTTGTAGGTCAAAAGTTGCTAAAATGTGGTGCTTGGATCTGAGTTCTGTATGTTCTGCAGCCACACTCATCTTGACCTAGAGAGTTACAGCCAGCAGCGACTACAAGATCCGCATGCAGTGGTACTCCACATTCAGTGAGATCTGGCTGGTCCACATAAGAGGTTTGagtctgctgctgcttccagctgaAATAATATTTGAGGCTCATGCTTTTAGTACCAACAGTCCTGGGTTCAAAACCAGCTGTCAGGCCAAGCAGGGCTGCACAGTTGCTCAATGTTCTGCTTTGTGGATCTCTAAGCCAGCAAAGTTATCCATATCTGATGGGAGCAGTAATAATGTGATACCTTTTTGCAACAGTCTCTGGAAGAAGTCAGGTTGCAGGATTTGCTTTGAGTGTTTCTCTAATGAAAATAGAGGTGCTCATCGGCTCTTTCAGTACTGAAGGGGTGTTTTGACCAAGTGCAGTGTGCATAAAGAACTGCTCAAATCACATAGAAATCTTTAGAAAACATTGTATTAGGAATATTTCTGTATGTGTTACATTTTCAATAGGGGACAAGTCCTCTCATTTATTTTACCTTGGAGGACATTTCCATAAAGTCAGAATCTCTTAAGAcgctttgaaaatttgacccaacTTCTATTGGCTTGAAAAACGATCCAACCCCTGTTAGCTAGAGGCAGATATAGAAGAGTTGTGTCTTCAGAGGTGAGGCTGTCGCTAAGGTACAAGAGCAATGCCCTGGTGTGTAACCACACCTTTCCGAGGGCGCTGCATCTCCTACCATGGTGTTCTCCCTGGTCTTTGCTTGTGGCTTCATATTTTGCAAAAGTGGCTGGCTAGTAGCTGCCGAGTAAGcttgagccctgcccccctcccctcaattCTAGAaggatctttatttttctttcttctctaccCTCCAATTCTCCTGTCAGCAGCTCCAGTgtctactgttaaaaaaaaaaaaaaaaaagaaaaaatcacaaaaagggtTTCCTTCTTCTAAGGCTGAACTTAAGGTTATCTCTTTCTCTGTTTCACTGTAGAGCTTCTACCTAGAGCCTTACCTAGGCTTGCCTGCCTGCTACTGATTTAAAAGAAACTAAACCTGTAGCCTCATACCTACCTCTGCTGCTTGGGACAGTAGCCAGCAGCCTGCAAtgtgaaattgacatgattttCATCAGTGTCACACTACCTACAGAATTCTGAAAGCAGCTGTGAAAATGAAACTAACCAGAGTTTTATTTCatctggctcaggtttggaaagctggtagcagcagcagaagtggaCTCAGGATCCCAGCATTGTATAGGTTTTCATGGGGAAGGCTGTCTTcccaaccataagggctagaaaattaattttaaaaaatgaaatgctgCAAAAATCAATGGCTTGTCTTGAAAACCTGACTGTATTTGATGTTGCATAGGTAAACCCCAAGATTTATATTTAACTCTATCACAGCTCAAGTCACATTCCTAGGACTTCTTTGGagaatgatcatagaatcatagaatgtcagggttggaagggacctcaggaggtcatctagtctttGATGGGCTTCAGTCTGCCCAGGGTATTCAAACACCAACAATTTTTGAGAAATTCAGACTCTCTGGAAGCTTGGTCCAGGTGACTTGCCCAGCCTGATGGTTATAAAACATGGTCTCAAGCCCATCAACTTCAGGAGAACCTCATTATTTCTATTTTGTCTCCTGCACAAAAGCAAACCTCCCTTTGGCTAATAGGGCCTGCAACATTGCATTTGCCTATAAGAACAAAATTCAGCTTGAAAATTAAGGGTTCAAGAATCAAGTAGCAAGATACAAACTTATTAATCATTTGACTCTGAAATAAGCACAGGAAGAGTACTGATTAAGGATCTGTATACTGCAAACATTTAGGCACGTGAGTATTTTTACTTAGGTGAGATGTTGATAGGACTGATTAGCAGTTCCACTAACTACTTACATTAGTACAATTACTTTTGTTCGAAACTTAGGGCTCTAATTATCTATGGATCAAATGTGCAATCCTTATCCCATCAAAATTTAAATAGGAATTTTCCCTGCGTGAAGACTGCAGGATTCAACCCTCTATTAAATTACTGGCAAAACTGTACTGGGCAAACatagtgctggaactaggggtgttggGGATGtgccagcaccccctggcttgaagtggtttccatcataaacagggtttacagtttggttcaatggctctcacccCCCCTCCCATTatgcaaattgttccagtacccCTGTAGTCCAGATGTCTCTCTGTATACTTTCTTGCATCCTTCAGTACATGCCAACCACTGACTCTACGGCATCTGTTATTTCCCAGTACCATTGATCCATGTGTATTCTTTTGtaataaaatgaaaagtttcaataaGAAATCCCCCTTAGATTATTTATTTTTCCCCCACAGGAAGACTCAGCAAGGCTGACAGAGAACTTATTATTGTGGCTACAAGCGTTGTTAACAGATGCCCCTACTGTGTAATTGCACACAGTGCGTTACATCGGATATATTCTAAAAAGCCAGCTTTGGCGGATCAGGTGAGtgggattgtttgtttgtttttaaatggagtAATGAAAATATCAGAACAAAAGGGCATACTCTGTGCCTGCTTTGTAGGCTGTCTTGAGATGGGGAAAAATATAATCAAAATGAAGTTTCTTCTTTTCCTGACTGCTGAAGATGTCTAAGGTTCCAGTCCTACAATCTGTGCCATACAGATGGACCTCACTGGGCCTGTgtgaagcagtttgcaggattggggcctaatacAATAGCTCTCTTTCTCCAAGCTAGTCCATTTGTTTCTCTGCCCACGACTGGGTTATCCTCCGTTAACAGCCAGCACAATAAGCTAATGCAGAATTTAGTAGAAAGCTTTAGTGGGGACTGTTTAATCCATCCTTGACATCTGAGGAGCATTGAAGCACTCCTCAAATTGATAGTGCACTGTTTTAATTTACACTCATATTTTTAGTGGCAGGAAGGTCTGAAAATTGCTTTGTGAGGACCAAATCCTGATGACCTCTGCATAGTCCAGGTAAACAGGCTATGTGCATGGCATCTCTGGTAGGGTTCAGAGGAAACTaaatcttcttcctcttcccaccTTGTGTGGGGGTTTCCATCAGACGATTTGTGTAGGAAATGGCCAATAACATCACTAACTTGCTCCCACCTCTGCTCTGGAGAGACCTGCTACAAAGCAGTGATCTTCAGTGTGCTGGCTGTGTCTGGCCTCCTCTGCATAGCCTCTGTGTGGCTTTTCCCTTCTTCCTATATGCTCACCAGTACTGCTACAGTCCCAGTGCATCTAGGGCCTGCCATATGCAGGGGGAGACACTGaatttgaaagaaaaagagagactcCTCTACCACAACAGCCAGGAGCAGGTCACAGAGAAATGgaccagcccagctaccaggggagaatTCTCCATTCTGTCAGAACTCCAGTGGTGCTagaatggagggggagggggcaaagccaCATTGCACTACCCCGAAATCTGATACTGGCTGGGGGCTTGCCTGATCCACGCCAGGGCAgatttttcagatgtgctgagcaacctacagcttccattgacttcagctggagttgtgaCACTGCACTTCTGACggtcagctgcccctgggctctCAAGTTGGGGTACCCAGAATCAGTGGCCAATCTGGGAAAATGCTAGCCTTCATTTCTCCTTTGCTGCTATTGCATATGTCTTTTCAGTACTTGTCTCTCTCTTAGGAGGAAACATTTTCTAGTGAACCTCTCTCAGTCCTTCCATGAAACAAAACATAGCTGTGACGCTGTCTACCCAGGTGCCAGTTCAGGACGGGAGTGCAGGCTAATTCCCTCAGATGCTAATAGAAATTAAAGGCATGTCAAAAGATATTGTAGTGTAATcagactgtgatggggtgtacctacCCTGCACTGGGCTGGAGGGGATTAACCCCATGCTATAAGCTGAGCAGCTCAGGCTGGGTGGACTGCTGATGAGAGCAGATACGTGCTGCAGACTTCCACTGGGAAACTGTTGGATCCACCAGATGCTGATGCTAGCCAGGTTGGTGCCTCTACCAAACTCCAGCCAACCACTGAGGCTGACAGAGGCAAGGCAGCGATTGCCACGGGACCCCCTGCATTGGAAGAAGGGGTAGGATGCAACCCAGGGAATGGGATGGTAGAGACAGGAGACTGAGCAGCAAGGTATTGGTTCcctagggccctgggtcaggacaTGGTGGAGAAGGGTAGGCTCGGGTCCCCCTATCCCATCTGACCTGCTGTGGAGACTGCCAATGGGCAGGGAGGTGAATTGGGCTGCTGGAGGCCATTACgtagactctggccattgggccatacTGCCCTGGGAAGAATGGTGGCTACTTAGACTCTGGCCACTGGGCCTTGCTGCCCTGAAGCCCAGGTCTGCCTTAGTGACTTGGGTTGCAAAGCCATACTGCCCTAAGGGGCTGACAGGGTGTACCTCTCCCACAACACAGGCCAATTCAGTTGTATTAGTTTGGTTCAAAGGAAATGTTAATGGTATTGTCTTCACTTATCTATAACCTGTTGATTTTTGTCACATTACATTATGCATATCCCTGTAACTTCTTAACTCTAGATCAAAACTGTGTGTTACTGTTAAGAGGAGAATGTACTTGATatgtaaacttcatgaaaactaatgaaggatTGTTTGCTCTTCCATTACCTTTTACATTGTGTATATCCCTGTAATTAAATTACCCACCAAATGTGATTGGAGCCTTGGAAATGTAAATGAAGAAGAGTGCTAACTTCAAAGCAAGGGCCATTGTGATCAACAATGGAAATTCACTGGCCTTGTGGGTGAAGACATTAGATTGTCTTTTGTGAGTATGAACTATAAATACTGATTCAAAAGAATAATCCTGCATCTCTGGACAGTTTGAGTTCTAATAGAGTGGAATTTTTGGACAAGGAGACAGAGATCCCCCGAGTTATTCTGGATAACCCTGAAAGACTTTGGGGAAACTAGCAGACCactacatctctgctatcatTTTGGATTACAAACTTTGACTCACCTGTTaacatattttacctgctttaacctctcactAACTGATTTCtgttcttagctaataaatctttagttagtttactagagaaTTGTTgtcagtgttgtctttggtgtgagatccagAGTActaaattgatctggggtaagtgactgatcctttgggattgggagtaacCTAATGTGATGTGGTTTTTGGTTTACAAAACCTTTTTATCatgaagtccagtttgtctggatggcaagatagactggagagctgACTGTGACTCCATAGTGAGACTggtacagtgatccaggagtgcacatttgttactggcttggtgaaatctagttATAGAATATACCATCAATTTGTGGTATCTGCCCTATTTTCTAACAGTCTGACCTGAGATTGGCACTCacggttgtgagccactccagacagcctgcCAATAGCCTTGATGAATGAAAAGTTCCTAAGTTTTTGACCCAGCTGCAATTGTTTTATAGGCCTGAATACATTTCTCTGtagccttttttctttctttcttgcaggTTGTTGTGAATTGGAAACTGGCTGATCTAAGTGAACGGGAGCAGGCAATGCTGGAGTTTGCTCTTGCAGTCAGTCACGCTGATAACATAACTGAAGAGCACTTCCAAAAGCTGGAGGCTCAGGGTTTTGACCGGGAAGATGCTTGGGACATAGGCACAATTGCCTCCTTTTTTGCCATGTCTAATCGTATAGCTCACTTTACCGATATGCGTCCAAACGAAGAATTCTACACCATGGGCAGAATACCTCGGGCTAAGGAGAAGGCAGAAACTCTCTAATGCTGCCCACAATTTTGTGAAAACATACCAAGCACTTAATGCTGTGGCTAATGTTGCTAGTTACTGAATATATATAAAAGGCACAAGCTAATAGCCGATTGTTACCAGAAGAGATCAGATGGGGAAATGGGTTACACTTTCCTCCAGCATGCAAAAAGCTGGGAAAGGGTTTTCAACCATGGGCCAGTCATAACACTTTTAATTCCTAAAGTAGCTGCAAGATCAAAACTTTTGTCTTAAACCTTGTTTAGATTGTGATAAACTGGCTGGGTAACATATTGTGATTTATAAACAAGGGCTGCATGGCAACTTCTTCATCACATCTGTAATATTAGAGTAAATACCAGATGAGCTTTTGAGTCTCTATAGTATCGAACCCTTCTCAGACAGTGAAGGGCTGTAATAAtttctcatggcacttttgcTAATTATTAGAGATTAATGTATCAATAAgggttggggagaagggaatGTCTTTCTCAGCCCTATTAATTACTCTTATGTGATCCTGCCGTGAAAACATAATGCTGCTGTAATAGCACAA
Encoded here:
- the LOC127046324 gene encoding uncharacterized protein LOC127046324 isoform X1 produces the protein MRGPLLRLLWPRRASPRPLLVSGSLWGRAQTAAVSQAYSTQAGGTMRLPGRYPIPNKKDLPYDIVELMEEVEMKTGFLPNVFSVMSHRPAEFRAFFAYYNAIMNKETGRLSKADRELIIVATSVVNRCPYCVIAHSALHRIYSKKPALADQVVVNWKLADLSEREQAMLEFALAVSHADNITEEHFQKLEAQGFDREDAWDIGTIASFFAMSNRIAHFTDMRPNEEFYTMGRIPRAKEKAETL
- the LOC127046324 gene encoding uncharacterized protein LOC127046324 isoform X2, which encodes MRLPGRYPIPNKKDLPYDIVELMEEVEMKTGFLPNVFSVMSHRPAEFRAFFAYYNAIMNKETGRLSKADRELIIVATSVVNRCPYCVIAHSALHRIYSKKPALADQVVVNWKLADLSEREQAMLEFALAVSHADNITEEHFQKLEAQGFDREDAWDIGTIASFFAMSNRIAHFTDMRPNEEFYTMGRIPRAKEKAETL